In Flavobacterium gelatinilyticum, a genomic segment contains:
- a CDS encoding glycoside hydrolase family 130 protein: MSSIPWQDRPENSKDVMWRYSENPIIDRYAIPSSNSIFNSAVVPFGDGYAGVFRCDNKAVQMNIFAGFSKDGINWDINHEPIEMKSGNTEMIESAYKYDPRVVFIEDRYWITWCNGYNGPTIGIGYTFDFKEFFQCENAFLPFNRNGVLFPQKINGKYAMLSRPSDNGHTPFGDIWISYSPDMKYWGEHRLVMKPSPFEQSAWQCTKVGAGPIPILTNEGWLMIYHGVINTCNGFRYAMGSALLDVDSPDKVKYRTQPYLLGPAEIYEMVGDVPNVVFPCAALHDTEEDKLAVYYGAADTAVAIAFGKLSEVIQFTKDNSL, translated from the coding sequence ATGAGCAGTATTCCTTGGCAAGACAGACCCGAAAACAGTAAAGATGTAATGTGGAGATATTCTGAGAATCCAATTATCGACAGATATGCGATTCCGTCTTCAAACAGTATTTTTAACAGTGCAGTTGTGCCTTTTGGCGACGGATATGCAGGTGTTTTCAGATGTGATAACAAAGCGGTTCAAATGAATATTTTTGCTGGTTTCAGTAAAGATGGCATCAATTGGGACATCAACCATGAACCAATTGAGATGAAATCCGGAAATACAGAAATGATTGAATCTGCTTATAAATACGATCCACGTGTGGTTTTTATCGAAGACCGTTACTGGATTACGTGGTGTAACGGGTATAACGGACCAACAATTGGAATTGGATATACTTTTGATTTTAAAGAGTTTTTCCAATGCGAAAATGCCTTTTTACCATTCAACAGAAACGGAGTTTTATTCCCGCAGAAAATAAACGGTAAATACGCCATGTTAAGCCGTCCAAGTGATAACGGACATACACCATTTGGAGATATCTGGATCAGCTACAGCCCCGATATGAAATATTGGGGAGAACACAGATTAGTAATGAAACCAAGTCCGTTTGAACAAAGCGCATGGCAGTGTACAAAAGTAGGAGCAGGACCAATCCCGATTTTAACTAACGAAGGCTGGTTAATGATCTACCACGGGGTTATCAATACCTGCAACGGTTTCCGTTACGCAATGGGATCTGCACTTTTAGATGTAGACTCACCGGATAAAGTAAAATACAGAACACAGCCTTATTTATTAGGACCTGCAGAGATTTATGAAATGGTTGGAGATGTGCCAAACGTAGTTTTCCCTTGCGCAGCTTTACACGATACAGAAGAAGATAAACTGGCAGTTTATTATGGTGCAGCAGATACAGCAGTTGCTATTGCATTTGGAAAACTAAGTGAAGTAATTCAGTTTACAAAAGATAACAGTTTATAA
- a CDS encoding sodium:solute symporter family protein: MDIIDVSIIVAYILLSVSIGIWISRKAKKGLDDYFLGGKTIKWYFLGLSNGSGMFDVSGTSWMIGVLFLYGVKSFMFMWLWPIWNQIFVMMFLAVWIRRSKVMTGSEWILTRFGSDKAGKASHIIVAIFAIISTIGFIAYFFEGIGKFVTIILPWDLTLHYGDMILLTSERSYALLIIFLTTIYTVKGGMFSVVATEVVQYLIMIVAGVLIAGYAFINYTDIQINSVITEEWKNVFFGWQFETQWSDKFQTFNNLIDTEGYKMFGAFIGMTLFKGFFASVAGPTPSYDLQRVLSTKSVKEAAYMSGFTNLILFIPRYLLITGIVVIALVNLAPELNANVGLTGADLELLMPKVVNLYIPVGIKGILLAGLLAAFMSGFSAFVNAGPAYIVNDIYKKYFKPVASNAHYIKVSQISSFLVVGLGVFMGFFADSINSLTLWITSALYGGYVAANFLKWIWWRFNGWGYFWGMFAGLIIASLQFILGMNKANLTEGSFLYDLSQVQAIYLFPLIFGFSILGCLLGTYLSKPTEMEVLKSFYSNVRPWGFWNPVYKELKAEDQAFEKNNDFWIDMMNCAIGIIWQSSMILLPIFFIIRDYPKAVAALIVFLVTTTVLKFTWLDKVRKIAD; encoded by the coding sequence ATGGATATTATTGACGTATCGATAATCGTAGCATACATTCTGCTCTCGGTAAGTATCGGAATCTGGATTTCAAGAAAAGCAAAAAAAGGACTTGATGACTATTTTCTTGGAGGAAAAACAATCAAATGGTATTTTTTGGGTCTAAGTAACGGATCCGGAATGTTCGATGTTTCAGGAACTTCCTGGATGATTGGGGTTCTGTTTTTATACGGAGTAAAAAGTTTCATGTTTATGTGGCTGTGGCCGATATGGAACCAGATTTTCGTTATGATGTTCCTCGCAGTCTGGATTAGAAGATCCAAAGTAATGACAGGTTCTGAATGGATCCTGACGCGATTTGGGAGCGATAAAGCCGGAAAAGCATCTCATATTATTGTAGCTATTTTTGCCATTATCTCAACAATTGGTTTTATCGCCTATTTCTTCGAAGGAATCGGGAAATTTGTAACCATTATTCTTCCGTGGGATTTAACGCTTCACTACGGCGATATGATATTATTAACATCAGAGCGTTCTTATGCTTTGTTAATCATTTTCTTAACTACAATTTATACCGTAAAAGGCGGTATGTTCTCTGTAGTAGCGACAGAAGTGGTGCAGTATTTAATTATGATTGTAGCCGGAGTTTTAATTGCGGGTTACGCTTTTATCAATTATACCGATATTCAGATTAATTCGGTTATTACCGAAGAATGGAAAAATGTTTTCTTTGGCTGGCAGTTTGAAACCCAGTGGAGTGATAAATTCCAGACCTTTAATAATTTAATTGATACTGAAGGCTACAAAATGTTTGGCGCTTTTATTGGAATGACTTTATTCAAAGGTTTCTTTGCGAGTGTGGCAGGACCAACGCCAAGTTACGATTTACAAAGAGTTCTTTCGACTAAATCAGTAAAAGAAGCCGCATATATGAGTGGTTTTACCAACCTGATTTTGTTTATTCCAAGATATTTATTAATTACCGGAATCGTGGTAATTGCATTGGTGAACCTCGCACCTGAATTAAATGCAAACGTAGGTTTAACAGGAGCCGATTTAGAATTATTAATGCCAAAAGTGGTGAATTTATATATTCCGGTAGGAATTAAAGGAATCCTTTTAGCCGGTTTATTGGCCGCTTTTATGTCGGGATTTTCAGCATTCGTAAACGCTGGTCCGGCTTATATTGTAAATGATATTTATAAAAAATATTTCAAACCAGTTGCTTCAAATGCACATTATATTAAGGTAAGCCAGATTTCGTCTTTCCTTGTAGTGGGATTAGGCGTTTTCATGGGATTCTTTGCAGATTCTATTAATTCTTTGACTTTATGGATTACAAGTGCTTTGTACGGAGGTTACGTAGCCGCGAATTTCCTAAAATGGATCTGGTGGCGTTTTAACGGCTGGGGGTATTTCTGGGGAATGTTTGCCGGATTAATCATCGCTTCGTTACAATTCATTTTAGGAATGAACAAAGCAAATTTAACCGAAGGTTCTTTCTTATACGATTTATCACAAGTTCAGGCCATTTACTTGTTCCCGTTAATATTTGGATTCTCGATTTTAGGATGTTTATTAGGGACTTACCTAAGCAAACCGACAGAAATGGAAGTTTTAAAATCTTTCTACTCAAACGTAAGACCTTGGGGATTCTGGAATCCGGTTTATAAAGAATTAAAAGCCGAAGATCAGGCTTTTGAAAAAAATAATGATTTCTGGATAGATATGATGAACTGTGCGATTGGAATTATCTGGCAGTCGAGTATGATTCTGCTTCCGATATTTTTCATCATCAGAGATTATCCAAAAGCAGTTGCAGCATTAATCGTGTTTTTAGTAACCACAACAGTATTAAAATTCACGTGGCTTGATAAAGTTCGCAAAATAGCAGATTAA
- a CDS encoding GH92 family glycosyl hydrolase — MKKFFLPLLFVILVTSCKIKVNKNTNHKDIFVSHVDPFIGTGGHGHTYPGATVPFGMLQVSPDNGISSWDWCSGYHYSDSIVSGFSHLHLSGTGIGDLADILFMPINKKVDLTTKTTSRDQLPYKSSYSHVNEKAAPGSYQVFLKDPKINVELTSSQRTAYHKYTFAKNDKQSVVVDLGFAINWDKALKTGITIEDEYTISGYRYSKGWAPNQKVYFVAKFSKPISESVLIADKQIVNGKKTDGENTSAQFFFDAKNSNELFVKVALSSVSVANAKGNLDDPKVNFDETKKQASSIWNEALSKIKVETPIDSLKTIFYTALYHAQVAPVTYSDKNGQFRQENDEIVTAGNYTAYSTLSLWDTFRAENPLLTLLAPDKASDIVSSMLAYYDVKKILPVWTLYANETNTMTGYHSIPVIVDAYLKGIKGFDAEKAYQAMKTTMMQDERGLNFYKKYGYIPYNLLDESVTITLEYAYDDWCVAQMAKALGKTEDYQFFLKRSQAYQHLFDPKTGFMRGKSEDGKSWNEPFDPKHSNHREHTDYTEGNAWQHSWFVPHDVNDFIKLHGSNELFTKRLEQLFTESSEITGNNVSADISGLIGQYAHGNEPSHHIAYMFNHAGQPWRTQYWVRHILDTQYNTTPNGLSGNEDCGQMSAWYVFSSMGLYPMNPASGEYEIGSPIFEKATINLEGGKTFVIEAENVSDKNYYIQSVTLNGVEFNQTAITHQQILKGGTLHFVMGPQPNKNWGTKK; from the coding sequence ATGAAGAAATTTTTTCTGCCTCTTTTATTTGTAATTCTGGTTACAAGTTGTAAAATAAAAGTAAACAAAAATACGAATCACAAAGATATTTTTGTGAGCCATGTAGATCCTTTTATTGGAACTGGCGGACATGGACATACGTATCCGGGAGCTACAGTGCCTTTTGGGATGCTTCAGGTGAGTCCTGATAACGGAATTTCGAGCTGGGACTGGTGTTCCGGTTATCATTATTCGGATTCTATTGTGTCTGGTTTCAGTCATTTACATCTCAGCGGAACCGGAATTGGAGATTTGGCAGATATTTTATTCATGCCAATCAATAAAAAAGTCGACTTAACGACCAAAACAACATCACGCGATCAATTACCTTATAAATCATCATACAGTCATGTTAACGAAAAAGCAGCACCGGGTTCTTACCAGGTTTTTCTTAAGGATCCTAAAATCAATGTAGAATTAACTTCTTCACAAAGAACAGCTTACCACAAATATACATTTGCCAAAAACGACAAACAATCTGTTGTGGTCGATTTAGGATTTGCCATTAACTGGGATAAAGCGTTAAAAACAGGCATTACAATCGAAGATGAATATACTATTAGTGGTTATCGATATAGTAAAGGCTGGGCGCCAAATCAAAAAGTATATTTCGTTGCCAAATTCTCAAAACCTATTTCAGAGTCTGTTTTAATTGCTGATAAACAAATTGTTAATGGTAAGAAAACCGACGGAGAAAATACTTCGGCACAATTCTTTTTTGATGCCAAAAACTCAAATGAATTATTTGTAAAAGTGGCGCTTTCGTCTGTAAGTGTGGCTAATGCAAAAGGAAATTTAGACGATCCAAAAGTCAATTTTGACGAAACTAAAAAACAAGCCTCATCAATCTGGAATGAAGCTTTAAGCAAAATAAAAGTTGAAACACCGATAGATTCGTTAAAAACGATTTTTTATACTGCATTGTATCACGCTCAGGTTGCGCCTGTAACGTACAGCGATAAAAACGGTCAGTTTAGACAAGAAAACGATGAGATAGTTACAGCAGGTAATTACACAGCCTACTCGACATTATCGCTTTGGGATACTTTTAGAGCCGAAAATCCTTTGCTGACTTTACTGGCTCCGGACAAAGCTTCAGACATTGTAAGCTCAATGCTGGCCTACTACGACGTTAAAAAAATACTTCCGGTCTGGACATTGTATGCTAATGAAACCAATACCATGACAGGATATCACTCTATTCCTGTAATTGTCGATGCGTATTTAAAAGGTATTAAAGGTTTTGATGCCGAAAAAGCGTATCAGGCCATGAAAACCACTATGATGCAGGACGAAAGAGGACTGAACTTCTATAAAAAATACGGCTATATTCCTTATAACTTATTAGACGAATCAGTTACCATAACTTTAGAATATGCTTATGATGACTGGTGTGTGGCACAAATGGCAAAAGCATTAGGAAAAACAGAAGATTACCAGTTTTTCTTAAAACGTTCTCAGGCTTACCAGCATTTATTTGATCCGAAAACCGGATTTATGAGAGGAAAATCAGAAGATGGAAAATCATGGAATGAGCCCTTTGATCCCAAACATTCAAATCACAGAGAACACACTGATTATACCGAAGGAAATGCTTGGCAGCACAGCTGGTTTGTACCTCATGATGTAAACGATTTTATTAAACTTCACGGAAGTAACGAATTATTTACCAAACGTTTAGAGCAGTTGTTTACAGAAAGTTCAGAAATTACAGGAAACAATGTTTCGGCTGATATTTCAGGATTAATCGGGCAGTACGCACACGGAAACGAACCAAGCCACCACATTGCCTATATGTTCAATCATGCGGGACAGCCTTGGAGAACACAATATTGGGTTCGTCATATTTTAGACACACAATACAATACAACACCGAACGGATTAAGCGGAAACGAAGACTGCGGTCAAATGTCGGCATGGTACGTTTTCAGTTCAATGGGATTATATCCAATGAACCCGGCTTCAGGCGAATATGAAATTGGAAGCCCGATTTTCGAAAAAGCAACCATCAATCTTGAAGGCGGCAAAACGTTTGTAATCGAAGCCGAAAATGTTTCAGATAAAAACTATTACATACAATCGGTAACATTAAACGGAGTTGAGTTTAACCAGACAGCAATCACGCACCAACAGATTTTAAAAGGAGGGACTTTACATTTTGTAATGGGACCGCAGCCAAATAAAAACTGGGGGACGAAAAAATAA
- a CDS encoding sensor histidine kinase — protein sequence MNFNSSKLYRVPLHYHIIFWLTYFLFNTFRWGSYFNDYLYSLKTNLIGFPIHMSLCYLNILIFMPYLVYRKKYVLYVLSVLSVIFIMVVLKFNLTYLFITHEVWPEGPETIDKLTLNYTIDMMMGELYVITFVTAIKITLDFLKEQKRVTDLEKSQLETELLFLKSQISPHFFFNTLNNIYSLSVEKSNKTPKIVLKLSELMRYMLYDTSGKKQTLENEILCIQNYLDLERIRNDERLEVNMEISGDIHDKEISPVILLTFIENAFKHGVNKNTGKVTIDISFKVKGDYLHFSISNPTPEITQHTDYFNKSSGIGIENVKKRLELGYNKNDYRLSFKNKKNIFVVKLVIKVT from the coding sequence ATGAATTTCAATTCTAGCAAATTATACCGTGTCCCATTGCATTATCATATTATTTTTTGGCTGACTTATTTCTTATTTAATACTTTTAGATGGGGAAGCTATTTTAATGATTATCTCTATTCGCTTAAGACAAATTTGATAGGTTTTCCTATTCACATGAGCTTGTGTTACCTGAATATCCTGATTTTTATGCCGTATCTGGTATACCGAAAAAAATATGTTTTGTATGTACTTTCGGTACTCTCCGTCATTTTTATAATGGTGGTGCTGAAATTCAATCTTACCTATTTATTTATTACGCACGAGGTCTGGCCGGAAGGTCCTGAAACAATCGACAAGCTGACTCTGAATTATACTATAGATATGATGATGGGCGAATTGTATGTTATAACTTTTGTAACTGCCATTAAAATCACACTGGATTTCCTGAAGGAACAAAAACGTGTTACGGATCTTGAAAAATCGCAGTTGGAAACCGAACTTCTTTTCCTGAAATCCCAGATTTCACCTCATTTTTTCTTTAACACCTTAAATAATATCTATTCGCTTTCTGTCGAAAAATCGAATAAGACACCAAAAATAGTCCTGAAACTTTCCGAATTAATGCGTTATATGCTTTATGACACAAGCGGAAAGAAACAGACTCTTGAAAATGAGATACTCTGCATTCAGAACTATCTGGATCTGGAACGTATTCGAAATGATGAAAGACTGGAGGTAAATATGGAAATTTCGGGAGATATTCACGATAAGGAAATCTCTCCGGTTATCCTGCTCACTTTTATCGAAAATGCTTTTAAGCATGGTGTAAACAAGAATACAGGAAAAGTAACCATCGATATAAGCTTTAAAGTAAAGGGTGATTACCTGCATTTTTCGATCTCAAATCCAACGCCAGAAATTACGCAGCATACCGATTATTTTAACAAGTCAAGTGGTATAGGTATCGAGAATGTCAAAAAAAGACTGGAATTGGGCTATAATAAAAATGACTACAGGCTTTCTTTTAAAAATAAAAAGAATATTTTTGTCGTGAAGCTTGTGATTAAAGTCACGTAA
- a CDS encoding LytR/AlgR family response regulator transcription factor, with translation MKIKCLIIDDEPLAINVIKSYLEPLENFEVIDTFSNPIEGLNFLKNNTVDVIFLDINMPVLDGINFIKSLENPPLLVITSAYSQFALETYELDVLDYLVKPIEFPRLMKTLNKISKRLENKGSSPQENSADNPFIFVKIDKKRMKKIFFNEILVIESLKDYLKINTTTGKYIIHSTLSDFTDLLPEKNFLRIHRSYTIAIDKIDAVEGNSIEIEGLRYVIGRSYIDHVKQRILNSSI, from the coding sequence ATGAAAATAAAATGTTTGATTATAGATGATGAGCCATTGGCAATCAACGTTATAAAAAGTTACTTAGAACCGCTTGAGAATTTTGAGGTAATAGACACTTTCAGCAATCCTATCGAGGGACTGAATTTCCTAAAAAACAATACAGTCGATGTTATTTTCCTGGATATTAACATGCCGGTTCTGGACGGAATCAATTTTATAAAAAGCCTTGAAAATCCGCCTTTACTAGTTATTACAAGTGCTTACAGCCAGTTTGCTCTTGAGACTTATGAATTGGACGTTTTGGATTATCTGGTAAAACCAATTGAGTTTCCAAGGTTAATGAAAACGTTGAATAAAATAAGTAAAAGGCTTGAAAACAAAGGCAGTTCGCCTCAGGAAAACAGCGCCGACAATCCTTTTATCTTTGTAAAGATTGACAAAAAGAGAATGAAGAAGATTTTCTTCAACGAAATTTTGGTGATCGAAAGCTTAAAAGATTATTTAAAAATCAACACCACAACCGGTAAATACATAATACACAGCACTTTGTCTGACTTTACAGATTTACTGCCGGAAAAAAACTTTTTAAGAATCCACAGATCGTACACAATCGCGATTGACAAAATCGATGCTGTTGAAGGAAACAGTATCGAGATTGAAGGTTTGCGTTATGTGATAGGCAGATCGTATATCGATCATGTGAAACAACGAATTTTGAATTCTTCTATATAG
- the nagB gene encoding glucosamine-6-phosphate deaminase, translating into MIKESINFKEAGKFEETRFEKIHNVIFDSSKEASVLVAQEIANIIQRKEELNEPCVLGLATGSSPIKVYEELVRLHKEEGLSFANVVTFNLDEYYPMDKNDIQSYWYFMHEHLFNHVDILPQNINIPDGNVSSEDLQQYCIDYEMKIKAYGGLDFQLLGIGRTGHIGFNEPGSHVNSGTRSITLDHLTRVDAASSFLGIDNVPRKAITMGIGTVKNAKRIVLLGWGISKASIIKKTIEGEISSRVPATYLQQHSNTTFVLDTEASSELTRVKTPWLVKSVIWTEELKLKAVVWLSELTKKPFLKLTDKDYNDNGMSSVLSEEGTAYDLNIKMFNKMQQTITGWPGGKPNADDTYRPERATPEKKRIIIFSPHPDDDVISMGGTFDRLVEQGHDVHIAYQTSGNIAVSNEETLKFAEITKALNPESAEADTIINFLKNKKSNDIDLLEVRKLKGLIRRSESLGATRYLSVPDSNVNFLDLPFYETGTVKKNNLGEADIQIMCDIIERIKPHQIYAAGDLADPHGTHKVCLDSLFEALKRLKHKSFMDDCWVWLYRGAWHEWEPYQIEMAVPMSPDQVLKKRHAIFFHQSQKDGVMFQGDDSREFWIRAEDRNRLTAEKYHALGLADYSAIEAFKRYFF; encoded by the coding sequence ATGATTAAAGAAAGTATAAATTTTAAAGAAGCAGGAAAGTTCGAGGAAACGCGTTTTGAAAAGATACATAATGTAATTTTCGATTCATCTAAAGAAGCTTCGGTTTTAGTCGCTCAGGAAATCGCCAACATCATTCAGCGAAAAGAAGAATTGAACGAGCCTTGCGTTTTAGGTCTGGCAACCGGATCTTCTCCTATAAAAGTATACGAAGAATTAGTCCGCCTTCATAAAGAAGAAGGATTGAGCTTTGCAAATGTTGTTACGTTTAACTTAGATGAGTATTATCCAATGGATAAAAACGATATTCAGAGTTACTGGTACTTCATGCACGAGCATCTTTTTAATCATGTTGACATTCTGCCTCAAAATATTAATATTCCTGACGGAAACGTAAGCAGTGAAGATCTTCAGCAATATTGTATCGATTATGAAATGAAAATCAAAGCATACGGCGGATTGGATTTTCAGCTTCTTGGAATTGGAAGAACAGGACACATCGGTTTCAACGAACCGGGATCTCACGTTAATTCAGGGACCAGAAGTATTACGTTAGATCATTTAACGCGTGTTGATGCGGCATCATCTTTCTTAGGAATTGATAATGTGCCTAGAAAAGCCATTACAATGGGAATTGGTACTGTAAAAAATGCCAAAAGAATTGTACTTCTTGGATGGGGAATCAGCAAAGCGTCTATTATAAAGAAAACAATCGAAGGTGAAATTTCATCGAGAGTTCCGGCTACGTATTTACAACAGCACAGCAACACAACGTTTGTTTTAGATACAGAAGCTTCATCAGAATTAACGAGAGTAAAAACACCTTGGTTAGTAAAATCAGTAATCTGGACAGAAGAGTTAAAATTGAAAGCAGTGGTTTGGTTAAGCGAGTTAACGAAAAAACCTTTCCTGAAATTAACGGATAAAGATTACAACGATAACGGAATGTCAAGCGTTTTGTCTGAAGAAGGAACCGCATACGACTTGAATATTAAAATGTTCAACAAAATGCAGCAAACCATTACAGGATGGCCGGGCGGAAAACCAAATGCTGATGATACCTACAGACCGGAACGTGCAACTCCGGAGAAAAAGAGAATCATCATCTTTAGTCCGCACCCTGATGATGACGTTATCTCAATGGGAGGAACTTTTGACAGATTAGTAGAGCAGGGGCATGATGTGCATATCGCGTATCAGACTTCGGGAAATATTGCAGTTTCGAATGAAGAAACTTTAAAATTTGCTGAAATTACAAAAGCCTTAAATCCTGAATCAGCAGAAGCGGATACTATTATCAACTTCTTAAAAAATAAAAAAAGCAACGATATCGATTTGCTGGAAGTGAGAAAACTGAAAGGTTTGATCAGAAGAAGCGAATCTTTAGGAGCAACACGATATTTAAGCGTGCCGGATTCGAATGTAAATTTTCTTGACCTGCCGTTTTACGAAACAGGAACCGTTAAGAAAAATAATCTTGGCGAAGCTGATATCCAGATTATGTGCGACATTATCGAAAGAATCAAACCGCACCAGATTTATGCAGCCGGAGATTTAGCAGATCCGCACGGAACACACAAAGTTTGTCTGGACAGTTTGTTTGAAGCTTTAAAAAGATTAAAACACAAATCATTTATGGATGACTGCTGGGTTTGGTTGTACAGAGGGGCTTGGCACGAATGGGAACCTTACCAAATTGAAATGGCAGTTCCTATGAGTCCGGATCAGGTTCTTAAAAAACGTCATGCAATTTTCTTTCACCAGTCACAAAAAGACGGTGTAATGTTCCAGGGCGATGACAGTAGAGAATTCTGGATTAGAGCAGAAGACAGAAACAGATTAACTGCAGAAAAATATCACGCTTTAGGTCTTGCTGACTATTCGGCAATCGAAGCTTTCAAGAGATATTTCTTTTAA
- a CDS encoding alpha-L-fucosidase — protein MKNIFLYLCLFCIIFSMNSQKIVKAPEPFGPLPTQKQLDWQEMEFYAFVHFSLNTFTNKEWGYGDESPALFNPTNLDVRQWARIVKAAGMKGIILVAKHHDGFCLWPSAYTERSVKNSPWKNGKGDVVKELAEACKEYDLKLGLYLSPWDRNHAEYGRPEYITYFRNQLKELLSNYGDVFEMWFDGANGGDGYYGGANETRKINTLEYYNWDETYKLIYQTAPKTLVWGVGPSEARWIGNEEGRAGKTNWSLLRQKDELAGKVHYTEFMSGHEDGEKWVPGEADVSIRPGWFYHAAEDDKVRPLDEMVDIYYESIGRNATLLLNLPVDRRGLVHENDEARLKELVSTIKADFKTELLAGTKISADNVRGNSLEFAAKNVTDGNKKTYWATDDNVKTASITFEFDKPTAVDRILLQENIALGQRVKAFNVEVKVDGKWKTAATETTIGYKRILRIERVEASAIRINITDSKASIVISNIQAYNAPTFVRMPEISRDKNGDVTIKSEEGNPVYYTVDGTNPTEKSTLYKGVFRYNKAVQIKAIAFNDSEKIRSAVKTAKYGASKENWKIIKVSSGDIKSADRIIDGNPNTEWAFGNDQNKLPQEIIIDMGAFLTINGFTYLPQQVGHNLNLISNYEFYTSPDNVKWKLESKGEFSNIKHNPIEQVKTFKKVKARYIRFRATSAVAKESTVSIAEINVIETP, from the coding sequence ATGAAAAATATTTTTCTTTATTTGTGTTTGTTCTGCATCATATTTTCTATGAATAGTCAAAAGATTGTAAAAGCTCCGGAGCCTTTTGGACCGCTTCCTACGCAGAAACAGCTTGACTGGCAGGAAATGGAATTTTATGCTTTTGTGCATTTTTCATTAAACACTTTCACCAATAAAGAATGGGGTTATGGCGATGAATCTCCGGCCTTATTTAACCCGACGAATTTAGATGTTCGTCAGTGGGCGCGCATTGTAAAAGCGGCCGGAATGAAAGGAATAATTCTCGTTGCCAAACACCACGACGGATTCTGTTTATGGCCATCGGCGTATACAGAGCGTTCTGTGAAAAATTCACCTTGGAAAAACGGTAAAGGCGACGTGGTAAAAGAACTGGCAGAAGCCTGTAAAGAATATGATTTAAAATTGGGTTTATACCTTTCTCCATGGGACAGAAACCATGCTGAATACGGAAGACCGGAATATATAACGTATTTCAGAAACCAGTTGAAAGAACTGCTTTCAAATTACGGAGATGTTTTCGAAATGTGGTTTGACGGCGCGAATGGCGGAGACGGTTATTATGGCGGAGCAAACGAAACCAGAAAAATCAATACACTTGAATATTACAATTGGGATGAAACTTATAAACTAATTTACCAAACCGCACCTAAAACGTTGGTTTGGGGAGTCGGCCCATCAGAAGCAAGATGGATTGGAAACGAAGAAGGACGCGCCGGAAAAACAAACTGGTCGCTTTTACGCCAAAAAGATGAATTAGCCGGAAAAGTGCATTATACCGAATTTATGTCGGGGCATGAAGATGGCGAAAAATGGGTTCCGGGCGAAGCCGATGTTTCAATACGACCGGGATGGTTTTATCATGCTGCAGAAGACGATAAAGTACGTCCGCTGGATGAAATGGTCGATATTTATTATGAATCAATTGGACGAAATGCCACTTTATTACTGAACCTTCCGGTTGACAGAAGAGGTCTGGTTCATGAAAATGATGAAGCCCGATTAAAAGAACTGGTTTCAACCATAAAAGCCGATTTTAAAACCGAGTTATTAGCCGGAACTAAAATTTCTGCCGATAATGTTAGAGGAAACAGCTTAGAATTTGCTGCAAAAAATGTAACCGACGGAAATAAAAAAACGTACTGGGCAACAGATGATAATGTCAAAACAGCTTCTATTACTTTTGAATTTGATAAACCAACCGCTGTAGATCGAATTTTGTTACAAGAAAATATTGCTCTTGGACAAAGAGTAAAAGCGTTTAATGTTGAGGTTAAAGTGGATGGAAAATGGAAAACCGCTGCAACAGAAACGACAATTGGTTACAAAAGAATCCTAAGAATCGAAAGAGTTGAAGCATCAGCCATCAGAATCAATATTACAGATTCGAAAGCGAGTATTGTAATCTCGAATATCCAGGCTTACAATGCGCCCACTTTTGTGCGTATGCCGGAAATCAGCCGTGATAAAAACGGCGATGTAACTATTAAATCAGAAGAAGGAAACCCTGTTTATTATACTGTCGACGGAACCAATCCAACAGAAAAAAGCACTTTATATAAAGGAGTTTTTAGATACAATAAAGCCGTTCAGATAAAAGCAATTGCTTTTAACGATTCAGAAAAAATAAGAAGCGCTGTAAAAACGGCAAAATATGGTGCTTCAAAAGAAAACTGGAAAATCATTAAAGTGTCAAGCGGTGATATAAAATCAGCGGATCGAATCATCGACGGAAATCCAAATACGGAATGGGCTTTTGGTAATGATCAAAATAAATTACCACAGGAAATCATAATTGATATGGGGGCTTTTTTAACTATAAACGGATTTACGTATTTACCGCAGCAAGTTGGTCATAATTTGAACTTAATTTCCAATTATGAGTTTTACACCAGCCCTGATAATGTGAAATGGAAACTGGAGTCAAAAGGCGAATTTTCGAATATAAAACACAACCCGATCGAGCAGGTTAAAACCTTTAAAAAAGTTAAGGCAAGATATATTCGTTTCAGAGCGACGTCAGCAGTGGCAAAGGAATCGACGGTTTCTATCGCAGAAATTAATGTAATCGAAACGCCATAA